A stretch of the Lytechinus variegatus isolate NC3 chromosome 5, Lvar_3.0, whole genome shotgun sequence genome encodes the following:
- the LOC121416296 gene encoding TP53-binding protein 1-like isoform X1, whose amino-acid sequence MDLNSQSQDHSDNSGQGGLPDVSNTPCFIVLDSQAEGADASRGSITEDRTSRLKQLEELSKNSSTVKPSIEMELVADVKSSKDRKDDKKVSSSPTAGMGIQTHPLKDDKGICEEEEDDDEEVTSTQDDLFDEEKKVQVKPGDFHTLSASKEASQIGTSSQDVHSTQKDASHLICTPSETVGSLRFSGVVLANETSTSGSGSSINVVFPSPEAYGPAPIIIPSTPTRPDTSNEDPIDLSDTDDMPRGALPQIPIKRKSTTTSDESEDICKIPAWQQELNLQQKRKEVEAGTQDSWNDDNTGSKKRSLSASIDSANPSSEHSESIHKSSLELQESLLQQQQPPMPSTTDESSVQSTCSKIPIGSGRRDRESHSAPLLSTTARDGQSSSGSHPKKPASLPEGMTYDTKRSGQEPALVKELSTQDQSTGMKKTSSEAEFDDRTRLGVKKQEKGSGDAVKEAVIEIIDDDDEEDGDKGEVAEVGMDVEPSDDWHLRLSPSQTQTQYSFVHSKDIMSQRDPTKDIEEGDVPQQQKSVQSNRKGTVSRQATPWHSTQADDGDDEVAIVIPESEKQDENKENESTKQKISDPDDGVENVTKEGLRKKLSESGEGMEDSVFLEGNAQLSSDARLRFGQLGESDNPSPITGFNLSVPKDGAMLRPLSSMTSQPSKKGQWTDGTPRHSTPKADEIEGTNTKREVAYTPDKETPKTSSKSSSALVVSAVIDMDSAESSEIPVFNLRNPADCDELLKEVKESPSKKRKSVFSRVVEATKTAKSNTKSRKLADPIDKDPFSLSKPKTKLILGKKRNQQSLTAQDDQPRVTRKEARKEEEMGVEIEHADEGKTFDVAMDDDDDDPATIPLEYHPVDEDPKEDCPDVEVVEESRILKTKQEETQRYGGNDEQEADVEMDIDAEEEKIDEDVVEERMQEGASPKEHQVVISQERRRRDPYEFTESQSNKTPTPMKTWARKDDTVPKEKLPSRNLEELSSTKQASEQPSTSAVTPKSKKTPRGSRQTRSAKRKRPQDLAETTEEERENENSRLNRTGTSPRKASSTVRKAPRKRGKAQEKQVNILQMAEGPPEKPPNVRAPSMTERVVQDTMAPEQRPQASPASLELIQIPGHSPPARQLIPWKIVRYKKVNITQRIKEVIENGELIESTILDQVVNEEIVEKLEQEFRTPSPTHSSKTSSVTSGSLADISSFGSRTSSSVAGSLQKTSSNLSIGIQKSISLSSISERNSSLDKTISLPGSEKTSPNVSGHEHSASGRQLTSPGGVVQQAFPARGIRQSPTDNGRRSLSGGAEHLPGITEESSRTGQARSPDVSPSALMLSNRKRGKRVSSKGTSSSSVTPSDAEVRMVSDEKDCEFAKPKRTPSRRSVPRTPNQADQSTHEQSSKAQIHSSPTLNVSEGWNVEEVKQSSEESEGIPCAQPRKELERISSDEKSDGDVGKLLQIETTTATSTTGESFEDKVDEPGPSNRDVTSTRPARGKRRGKTQKTAPIKQSLDDTIVVQDEEEGEMDAILTEPPLESRQRVSTSSDPTTDSAQAFLVPGVRVFTRWLDGFYYPGIIKSEEKNNRLKIAFDDGDMRSVNSKDVIIKDWLARGQSVMAELPEDQYSYPGIVIGYYRGSTPKDDGYYIETDDGKTEKFPREKVILSKDQANLLLTSCPSSSSGISDITLENLVDGPRHRSRLRAPDGDVVVRTPSKVVGRTPKRLPSPAITRSGGKRKADDKQSIEGAASPKKKAKQLATRLLTTVVSSPDISKQGIGVRRSPRKQTPSTSTASSPAKSLTSAAAKGSTPSTPRTMEMILGPMPNNKTLFKGMAFLLTQGEVKKRSKVDTSTSDSEGDDDPDDVPFNKDYSRRQIEAGGGVVFKDIEKSQRTEFKLFVIANTYCRTMKYMYALAANIPCISNLWIRDCSRMNKLQSHKAYRLQAGESVDGDIIEWKPNRMILSGLKVLVLSSYYRLESTWRSILMAAGCHIVARFPTINQLNRGGVPFDCNVMVTDPSCPRHILHRAQQLDMPVVSAEWVMQSLINGVRMPYDSHYKFAWDYREKIK is encoded by the exons ATGGACCTTAATTCCCAATCTCAAGACCATTCTGATAATTCTGGACAAGGAGGGCTTCCAGACGTTAGTAACACCCCATGTTTTATTGTGTTAGACTCCCAGGCAGAGGGTGCTGATGCTAGTAGAGGATCAATCACAGAAGATAGGACATCTAGACTCAAGCAGCTTGAAGAACTTAGCAAGAACTCATCCACTGTTAAACCAAGTATTGAAATG GAATTGGTTGCTGATGTCAAAAGTAGCAAAGACAGAAAGGATGATAAGAAAGTGAGCAGTTCACCAACAGCAGGAATGGGAATCCAAACTCACCCTTTGAAAGATGACAAAGGAATatgtgaagaagaagaagatgatgatgaagaagtgACTTCAACACAGGATGATCTGTTTGACGAAGAAAAGAAAGTACAAGTCAAGCCAG GAGACTTTCATACTTTATCAGCATCAAAGGAGGCTTCACAAATAGGCACATCATCACAAGATGTCCATAGCACACAAAAGGATGCCTCTCATCTGATTTGTACACCATCAGAGACGGTTGGTAGCTTACGATTCTCAGGTGTG GTTCTTGCCAATGAAACAAGTACATCAGGATCAGGTTCTTCTATTAATGTAGTGTTTCCATCACCTGAGGCATATGGTCCGGCACCTATCATCATTCCTAGTACACCAACAAGACCAGACACAAGCAATG aaGATCCTATAGATTTGAGTGACACTGATGATATGCCAAGAGGTGCTCTTCCACAGATTCCTATCAAACGTAAATCAACCACCACTTCAGATGAGAGTGAAGATATCTGTAAG ATCCCAGCTTGGCAACAAGAGCTCAATctacaacaaaaaagaaaagaagtagaAGCCGGGACACAGGATAGCTGGAATGATGACAATACAGGTTCCAAGAAACGTTCTCTATCAGCTTCAATTGACTCTGCTAATCCATCGTCGGAACATTCTGAGAGTATTCACAAGTCAAGTCTAGAATTACAGGAG TCATTACTACAGCAACAACAGCCTCCAATGCCATCTACAACAGATGAGAGTTCAGTACaatcaacatgttcaaaaataCCAA TTGGAAGCGGAAGGAGGGATAGAGAGTCACATAGTGCCCCTCTGCTATCAACTACTGCAAGAGATGGACAAAGTTCTTCTGGATCGCATCCCAAGAAACCGGCAAGCTTACCTGAAGGTATGACATATGATACCAAGAGGTCAGGGCAAGAACCGGCCCTGGTCAAGGAGCTGAGCACTCAAGATCAGTCAACGGGTATGAAGAAGACATCAAGTGAAGCAGAGTTTGATGATAGAACAAGATTAGGTGTAAAAAAGCAGGAGAAAGGGAGTGGTGATGCAGTAAAAGAAGCAGTAATagaaattattgatgatgatgatgaggaggatggagATAAGGGGGAGGTTGCTGAAGTTGGAATGGATGTTGAACCATCGGATGACTGGCATCTACGGCTCTCACCTTCCCAAACACAGACACAGTATAGCTTTGTTCATAGTAAAGATATCATGTCACAGAGGGATCCGACCAAGGATATAGAAGAAGGAGATGTACCTCAGCAGCAAAAGTCTGTTCAAAGCAATCGGAAAGGCACTGTTTCCAGGCAAGCTACACCATGGCATTCTACGCAAGCTGATGATGGAGACGATGAGGTTGCCATAGTGATACCAGAATCAGAAAAACAGGATGAGAACAAAGAAAATGAGAGCACTAAACAAAAAATCTCAGACCCTGATGACGGGGTAGAGAATGTGACGAAAGAAGGATTAAGGAAAAAGTTATCAGAATCTGGCGAAGGAATGGAGGATTCTGTTTTCTTAGAAGGCAATGCTCAGTTATCAAGTGATGCAAGGTTAAGATTTGGTCAGCTTGGAGAGTCGGACAACCCTTCTCCAATAACAG GTTTTAATTTGAGTGTTCCCAAGGATGGTGCAATGTTACGACCTTTGAGTAGTATGACCTCTCAACCTAGCAAGAAAGGTCAATGGACTGATGGAACACCCCGTCATAGTACTCCTAAAGCAGATGAGATAGAAGGGACCAATACAAAGAGAGAGGTCGCCTACACACCAGACAAA GAGACCCCAAAGACAAGTAGCAAGTCTTCTAGTGCTCTTGTAGTCAGTGCAGTGATTGACATGGATTCAGCTGAGAGCAGTGAGATACCAGTCTTCAATCTAAGGA ATCCTGCTGATTGTGATGAACTGCTAAAGGAAGTCAAGGAGAGCCCGAGTAAGAAACGCAAATCGGTTTTTAGCAGAGTGGTAGAAGCAACTAAGACTGCAAAGAGTAACACCAAATCAAGGAAACTGGCTGATCCTATTGACAA AGATCCTTTCTCATTATCAAAACCCAAAACCAAATTGATTCTTGGAAAGAAGAGGAACCAGCAGAGCCTAACCGCACAAGACGATCAGCCTCGGGTCACAAGAAAAGAGGCCAGAAAGGAGGAAGAGATGGGTGTCGAGATCGAGCACGCTGATGAGGGTAAAACTTTTGATGTTGCAAtggacgatgatgatgatgaccctGCAACGATTCCACTGGAATACCATCCTGTTGATGAGGACCCAAAGGAGGATTGTCCTGATGTGGAGGTGGTGGAGGAATCAAGGATCTTGAAGACGAAGCAAGAGGAAACCCAGCGGTATGGAGGTAATGATGAACAGGAAGCTGATGTTGAGATGGATATTGATGCAGAGGAAGAGAAAATTGATGAAGATGTTGTTGAAGAGAGAATGCAAGAAGGTGCATCTCCCAAGGAGCATCAGGTTGTTATTTCTCAGGAGAGAAGAAGACGAGATCCTTATGAGTTTACAGAGTCACAGTCTAACAAGACTCCCACACCAATGAAGACCTGGGCTAGGAAAGATGACACTGTGCCAAAGGAGAAGCTTCCTTCAAGAAATCTTGAGGAAC TATCATCTACCAAACAAGCAAGTGAGCAGCCATCAACTAGTGCAGTAACCCCAAAGAGTAAGAAAACTCCAAGGGGCAGTCGTCAGACCCGAAGTGCCAAGCGGAAGAGACCACAAGACCTCGCAGAGACTAcggaagaagaaagagaaaatgaaaactcTAGACTaaataggaccgggacatccccAAGGAAGGCAAGTTCTACTGTCCGTAAGGCCCCTAGGAAGAGAGGAAAAGCCCAGGAGAAACAAGTAAACATTCTACAAATGGCTGAGGGTCCACCTGAGAAACCTCCAAACGTCAGAGCACCATCCATGACAGAGAGAGTAGTTCAGGATACGATGGCTCCAGAACAAAGACCACAGGCTAGCCCAGCTTCTCTGGAACTCATACAG ATTCCAGGCCACTCCCCTCCTGCAAGACAACTTATACCTTGGAAGATTGTTCGCTATAAGAAAGTTAATATCACTCAACGGATCAAGGAAGTGATTGAGAATGGTGAATTGATAGAGAGTACTATCCTTGATCAG GTTGTGAATGAAGAAATAGTTGAAAAGCTAGAGCAAGAATTCAGGACCCCATCACCTACTCATTCTTCCAAAACAAGTTCTGTAACCTCTGGTTCCCTGGCTGATATCAGCTCTTTTGGTTCCAGGACGTCTTCTAGCGTTGCGGGAAGCCTCCAGAAGACATCCAGCAATCTCAGCATTGGCATACAGAAAAGCATCAGTCTGTCAAGTATCTCTGAAAGAAACAGTTCTCTGGACAAGACCATCAGTCTTCCAGGATCTGAGAAGACATCACCTAATGTTTCGGGTCATGAGCATTCTGCATCTGGAAGGCAATTGACATCTCCTGGTGGGGTTGTCCAACAAGCATTTCCTGCCAGAGGTATAAGACAGTCACCCACGGACAATGGACGGAGGTCTCTTTCAGGTGGGGCTGAGCATCTGCCGGGCATCACAGAAGAATCTAGCAGGACTGGTCAAGCTAGGTCACCCGATGTAAGTCCATCTGCCTTGATGCTTTCTAATAGGAAACGAGGTAAGAGGGTGTCTTCCAAGGGCACTAGCAGTTCTTCAGTCACTCCATCTGATGCAGAAGTCAGGATGGTATCTGATGAAAAAGATTGCGAGTTTGCAAAGCCTAAGAGAACCCCTAGTAGAAGGTCGGTGCCTAGGACTCCAAACCAAGCTGATCAAAGCACGCATGAACAATCTTCAAAAGCCCAAATACATTCATCTCCTACTTTGAATGTCAGTGAGGGTTGGAATGTTGAAGAAGTCAAGCAATCCTCAGAGGAATCGGAAGGAATACCTTGTGCACAACCAAGGAAAGAATTGGAAAGGATTTCTAGCGATGAAAAGAGTGATGGAGATGTTGGGAAACTATTGCAAATAGAGACTACCACTGCTACTTCCACGACAGGAGAAAGTTTTGAAGACAAAGTGGATGAACCCGGTCCATCCAATCGTGATGTGACATCTACCAGACCAGCCAGGGGAAAGAGGAGAGGGAAGACACAGAAAACTGCTCCCATCAAGCAGTCTTTGGATGATACTATTGTTGTACAAGATG AGGAAGAAGGTGAGATGGATGCAATCCTGACCGAGCCTCCCCTGGAGTCTAGGCAGCGGGTCAGTACATCAAGTGATCCTACTACGGATTCAGCACAAGCTTTTCTCGTACCTGGTGTTAGAGTCTTTACTCGTTGGTTGGATGGTTTCTATTACCCGGGTATCATcaaatcagaagaaaaaaataacag ATTGAAGATAGcctttgatgatggtgatatgagAAGTGTGAATAGCAAAGATGTTATCATCAAAGATTGGTTAGCGAGGGGACAAAGTGTCATGGCTGAATTACCAGAAGATCAATATAGCTACCCag GAATTGTGATTGGTTATTATCGAGGTTCCACGCCCAAAGATGATGGCTATTATATCGAGACTGATGATGGAAAAACGGAAAA GTTTCCTAGAGAGAAGGTGATCTTGTCTAAGGATCAAGCAAATCTCTTGTTGACTTCCTGTCCAAGCAGCAGTTCAGGAATCTCAGACATCACACTTG AAAACTTGGTGGATGGTCCTCGACATCGAAGCAGACTTCGTGCTCCTGATGGTGATGTTGTCGTGAGAACACCTAGTAAAGTAGTTGGTCGAACTCCAAAGCGTCTTCCATCCCCTGCTATCACTCGGtcaggaggaaaaagaaaagctGATGACAAACAATCAATAGAGGGCGCTGCCTCACcgaaaaagaaagccaaacagcTAGCTACAAGGCTACTTACAACAG TTGTATCCAGTCCAGATATCAGTAAGCAAGGGATTGGAGTTCGTCGATCACCTCGGAAGCAGACCCCCTCCACATCAACGGCCAGCAGCCCCGCAAAGAGCCTCACTTCAGCCGCTGCTAAGGGCAGTACTCCTTCCACCCCTAGGACCATGGAGATGATATTAGGTCCGATGCCAAACAACAAGACTCTATTCAAGGGCATGGCTTTTTTATTGACCCAGGGAGAGGTCAAGAAAAGGTCAAAGGTTGATACAAGTACCAGTGACAGCGAGGGTGATG ATGATCCTGATGATGTTCCTTTTAATAAAGATTATTCCAGAAGACAGATAGAAGCAGGAGGAGGAGTTGTCTTTAAAGACATTGAAAAATCACAG
- the LOC121416296 gene encoding uncharacterized protein LOC121416296 isoform X3 codes for MCVIPSTPTRPDTSNEDPIDLSDTDDMPRGALPQIPIKRKSTTTSDESEDICKIPAWQQELNLQQKRKEVEAGTQDSWNDDNTGSKKRSLSASIDSANPSSEHSESIHKSSLELQESLLQQQQPPMPSTTDESSVQSTCSKIPIGSGRRDRESHSAPLLSTTARDGQSSSGSHPKKPASLPEGMTYDTKRSGQEPALVKELSTQDQSTGMKKTSSEAEFDDRTRLGVKKQEKGSGDAVKEAVIEIIDDDDEEDGDKGEVAEVGMDVEPSDDWHLRLSPSQTQTQYSFVHSKDIMSQRDPTKDIEEGDVPQQQKSVQSNRKGTVSRQATPWHSTQADDGDDEVAIVIPESEKQDENKENESTKQKISDPDDGVENVTKEGLRKKLSESGEGMEDSVFLEGNAQLSSDARLRFGQLGESDNPSPITGFNLSVPKDGAMLRPLSSMTSQPSKKGQWTDGTPRHSTPKADEIEGTNTKREVAYTPDKETPKTSSKSSSALVVSAVIDMDSAESSEIPVFNLRNPADCDELLKEVKESPSKKRKSVFSRVVEATKTAKSNTKSRKLADPIDKDPFSLSKPKTKLILGKKRNQQSLTAQDDQPRVTRKEARKEEEMGVEIEHADEGKTFDVAMDDDDDDPATIPLEYHPVDEDPKEDCPDVEVVEESRILKTKQEETQRYGGNDEQEADVEMDIDAEEEKIDEDVVEERMQEGASPKEHQVVISQERRRRDPYEFTESQSNKTPTPMKTWARKDDTVPKEKLPSRNLEELSSTKQASEQPSTSAVTPKSKKTPRGSRQTRSAKRKRPQDLAETTEEERENENSRLNRTGTSPRKASSTVRKAPRKRGKAQEKQVNILQMAEGPPEKPPNVRAPSMTERVVQDTMAPEQRPQASPASLELIQIPGHSPPARQLIPWKIVRYKKVNITQRIKEVIENGELIESTILDQVVNEEIVEKLEQEFRTPSPTHSSKTSSVTSGSLADISSFGSRTSSSVAGSLQKTSSNLSIGIQKSISLSSISERNSSLDKTISLPGSEKTSPNVSGHEHSASGRQLTSPGGVVQQAFPARGIRQSPTDNGRRSLSGGAEHLPGITEESSRTGQARSPDVSPSALMLSNRKRGKRVSSKGTSSSSVTPSDAEVRMVSDEKDCEFAKPKRTPSRRSVPRTPNQADQSTHEQSSKAQIHSSPTLNVSEGWNVEEVKQSSEESEGIPCAQPRKELERISSDEKSDGDVGKLLQIETTTATSTTGESFEDKVDEPGPSNRDVTSTRPARGKRRGKTQKTAPIKQSLDDTIVVQDEEEGEMDAILTEPPLESRQRVSTSSDPTTDSAQAFLVPGVRVFTRWLDGFYYPGIIKSEEKNNRLKIAFDDGDMRSVNSKDVIIKDWLARGQSVMAELPEDQYSYPGIVIGYYRGSTPKDDGYYIETDDGKTEKFPREKVILSKDQANLLLTSCPSSSSGISDITLENLVDGPRHRSRLRAPDGDVVVRTPSKVVGRTPKRLPSPAITRSGGKRKADDKQSIEGAASPKKKAKQLATRLLTTVVSSPDISKQGIGVRRSPRKQTPSTSTASSPAKSLTSAAAKGSTPSTPRTMEMILGPMPNNKTLFKGMAFLLTQGEVKKRSKVDTSTSDSEGDDDPDDVPFNKDYSRRQIEAGGGVVFKDIEKSQRTEFKLFVIANTYCRTMKYMYALAANIPCISNLWIRDCSRMNKLQSHKAYRLQAGESVDGDIIEWKPNRMILSGLKVLVLSSYYRLESTWRSILMAAGCHIVARFPTINQLNRGGVPFDCNVMVTDPSCPRHILHRAQQLDMPVVSAEWVMQSLINGVRMPYDSHYKFAWDYREKIK; via the exons ATGTGTGTCATTCCTAGTACACCAACAAGACCAGACACAAGCAATG aaGATCCTATAGATTTGAGTGACACTGATGATATGCCAAGAGGTGCTCTTCCACAGATTCCTATCAAACGTAAATCAACCACCACTTCAGATGAGAGTGAAGATATCTGTAAG ATCCCAGCTTGGCAACAAGAGCTCAATctacaacaaaaaagaaaagaagtagaAGCCGGGACACAGGATAGCTGGAATGATGACAATACAGGTTCCAAGAAACGTTCTCTATCAGCTTCAATTGACTCTGCTAATCCATCGTCGGAACATTCTGAGAGTATTCACAAGTCAAGTCTAGAATTACAGGAG TCATTACTACAGCAACAACAGCCTCCAATGCCATCTACAACAGATGAGAGTTCAGTACaatcaacatgttcaaaaataCCAA TTGGAAGCGGAAGGAGGGATAGAGAGTCACATAGTGCCCCTCTGCTATCAACTACTGCAAGAGATGGACAAAGTTCTTCTGGATCGCATCCCAAGAAACCGGCAAGCTTACCTGAAGGTATGACATATGATACCAAGAGGTCAGGGCAAGAACCGGCCCTGGTCAAGGAGCTGAGCACTCAAGATCAGTCAACGGGTATGAAGAAGACATCAAGTGAAGCAGAGTTTGATGATAGAACAAGATTAGGTGTAAAAAAGCAGGAGAAAGGGAGTGGTGATGCAGTAAAAGAAGCAGTAATagaaattattgatgatgatgatgaggaggatggagATAAGGGGGAGGTTGCTGAAGTTGGAATGGATGTTGAACCATCGGATGACTGGCATCTACGGCTCTCACCTTCCCAAACACAGACACAGTATAGCTTTGTTCATAGTAAAGATATCATGTCACAGAGGGATCCGACCAAGGATATAGAAGAAGGAGATGTACCTCAGCAGCAAAAGTCTGTTCAAAGCAATCGGAAAGGCACTGTTTCCAGGCAAGCTACACCATGGCATTCTACGCAAGCTGATGATGGAGACGATGAGGTTGCCATAGTGATACCAGAATCAGAAAAACAGGATGAGAACAAAGAAAATGAGAGCACTAAACAAAAAATCTCAGACCCTGATGACGGGGTAGAGAATGTGACGAAAGAAGGATTAAGGAAAAAGTTATCAGAATCTGGCGAAGGAATGGAGGATTCTGTTTTCTTAGAAGGCAATGCTCAGTTATCAAGTGATGCAAGGTTAAGATTTGGTCAGCTTGGAGAGTCGGACAACCCTTCTCCAATAACAG GTTTTAATTTGAGTGTTCCCAAGGATGGTGCAATGTTACGACCTTTGAGTAGTATGACCTCTCAACCTAGCAAGAAAGGTCAATGGACTGATGGAACACCCCGTCATAGTACTCCTAAAGCAGATGAGATAGAAGGGACCAATACAAAGAGAGAGGTCGCCTACACACCAGACAAA GAGACCCCAAAGACAAGTAGCAAGTCTTCTAGTGCTCTTGTAGTCAGTGCAGTGATTGACATGGATTCAGCTGAGAGCAGTGAGATACCAGTCTTCAATCTAAGGA ATCCTGCTGATTGTGATGAACTGCTAAAGGAAGTCAAGGAGAGCCCGAGTAAGAAACGCAAATCGGTTTTTAGCAGAGTGGTAGAAGCAACTAAGACTGCAAAGAGTAACACCAAATCAAGGAAACTGGCTGATCCTATTGACAA AGATCCTTTCTCATTATCAAAACCCAAAACCAAATTGATTCTTGGAAAGAAGAGGAACCAGCAGAGCCTAACCGCACAAGACGATCAGCCTCGGGTCACAAGAAAAGAGGCCAGAAAGGAGGAAGAGATGGGTGTCGAGATCGAGCACGCTGATGAGGGTAAAACTTTTGATGTTGCAAtggacgatgatgatgatgaccctGCAACGATTCCACTGGAATACCATCCTGTTGATGAGGACCCAAAGGAGGATTGTCCTGATGTGGAGGTGGTGGAGGAATCAAGGATCTTGAAGACGAAGCAAGAGGAAACCCAGCGGTATGGAGGTAATGATGAACAGGAAGCTGATGTTGAGATGGATATTGATGCAGAGGAAGAGAAAATTGATGAAGATGTTGTTGAAGAGAGAATGCAAGAAGGTGCATCTCCCAAGGAGCATCAGGTTGTTATTTCTCAGGAGAGAAGAAGACGAGATCCTTATGAGTTTACAGAGTCACAGTCTAACAAGACTCCCACACCAATGAAGACCTGGGCTAGGAAAGATGACACTGTGCCAAAGGAGAAGCTTCCTTCAAGAAATCTTGAGGAAC TATCATCTACCAAACAAGCAAGTGAGCAGCCATCAACTAGTGCAGTAACCCCAAAGAGTAAGAAAACTCCAAGGGGCAGTCGTCAGACCCGAAGTGCCAAGCGGAAGAGACCACAAGACCTCGCAGAGACTAcggaagaagaaagagaaaatgaaaactcTAGACTaaataggaccgggacatccccAAGGAAGGCAAGTTCTACTGTCCGTAAGGCCCCTAGGAAGAGAGGAAAAGCCCAGGAGAAACAAGTAAACATTCTACAAATGGCTGAGGGTCCACCTGAGAAACCTCCAAACGTCAGAGCACCATCCATGACAGAGAGAGTAGTTCAGGATACGATGGCTCCAGAACAAAGACCACAGGCTAGCCCAGCTTCTCTGGAACTCATACAG ATTCCAGGCCACTCCCCTCCTGCAAGACAACTTATACCTTGGAAGATTGTTCGCTATAAGAAAGTTAATATCACTCAACGGATCAAGGAAGTGATTGAGAATGGTGAATTGATAGAGAGTACTATCCTTGATCAG GTTGTGAATGAAGAAATAGTTGAAAAGCTAGAGCAAGAATTCAGGACCCCATCACCTACTCATTCTTCCAAAACAAGTTCTGTAACCTCTGGTTCCCTGGCTGATATCAGCTCTTTTGGTTCCAGGACGTCTTCTAGCGTTGCGGGAAGCCTCCAGAAGACATCCAGCAATCTCAGCATTGGCATACAGAAAAGCATCAGTCTGTCAAGTATCTCTGAAAGAAACAGTTCTCTGGACAAGACCATCAGTCTTCCAGGATCTGAGAAGACATCACCTAATGTTTCGGGTCATGAGCATTCTGCATCTGGAAGGCAATTGACATCTCCTGGTGGGGTTGTCCAACAAGCATTTCCTGCCAGAGGTATAAGACAGTCACCCACGGACAATGGACGGAGGTCTCTTTCAGGTGGGGCTGAGCATCTGCCGGGCATCACAGAAGAATCTAGCAGGACTGGTCAAGCTAGGTCACCCGATGTAAGTCCATCTGCCTTGATGCTTTCTAATAGGAAACGAGGTAAGAGGGTGTCTTCCAAGGGCACTAGCAGTTCTTCAGTCACTCCATCTGATGCAGAAGTCAGGATGGTATCTGATGAAAAAGATTGCGAGTTTGCAAAGCCTAAGAGAACCCCTAGTAGAAGGTCGGTGCCTAGGACTCCAAACCAAGCTGATCAAAGCACGCATGAACAATCTTCAAAAGCCCAAATACATTCATCTCCTACTTTGAATGTCAGTGAGGGTTGGAATGTTGAAGAAGTCAAGCAATCCTCAGAGGAATCGGAAGGAATACCTTGTGCACAACCAAGGAAAGAATTGGAAAGGATTTCTAGCGATGAAAAGAGTGATGGAGATGTTGGGAAACTATTGCAAATAGAGACTACCACTGCTACTTCCACGACAGGAGAAAGTTTTGAAGACAAAGTGGATGAACCCGGTCCATCCAATCGTGATGTGACATCTACCAGACCAGCCAGGGGAAAGAGGAGAGGGAAGACACAGAAAACTGCTCCCATCAAGCAGTCTTTGGATGATACTATTGTTGTACAAGATG AGGAAGAAGGTGAGATGGATGCAATCCTGACCGAGCCTCCCCTGGAGTCTAGGCAGCGGGTCAGTACATCAAGTGATCCTACTACGGATTCAGCACAAGCTTTTCTCGTACCTGGTGTTAGAGTCTTTACTCGTTGGTTGGATGGTTTCTATTACCCGGGTATCATcaaatcagaagaaaaaaataacag ATTGAAGATAGcctttgatgatggtgatatgagAAGTGTGAATAGCAAAGATGTTATCATCAAAGATTGGTTAGCGAGGGGACAAAGTGTCATGGCTGAATTACCAGAAGATCAATATAGCTACCCag GAATTGTGATTGGTTATTATCGAGGTTCCACGCCCAAAGATGATGGCTATTATATCGAGACTGATGATGGAAAAACGGAAAA GTTTCCTAGAGAGAAGGTGATCTTGTCTAAGGATCAAGCAAATCTCTTGTTGACTTCCTGTCCAAGCAGCAGTTCAGGAATCTCAGACATCACACTTG AAAACTTGGTGGATGGTCCTCGACATCGAAGCAGACTTCGTGCTCCTGATGGTGATGTTGTCGTGAGAACACCTAGTAAAGTAGTTGGTCGAACTCCAAAGCGTCTTCCATCCCCTGCTATCACTCGGtcaggaggaaaaagaaaagctGATGACAAACAATCAATAGAGGGCGCTGCCTCACcgaaaaagaaagccaaacagcTAGCTACAAGGCTACTTACAACAG TTGTATCCAGTCCAGATATCAGTAAGCAAGGGATTGGAGTTCGTCGATCACCTCGGAAGCAGACCCCCTCCACATCAACGGCCAGCAGCCCCGCAAAGAGCCTCACTTCAGCCGCTGCTAAGGGCAGTACTCCTTCCACCCCTAGGACCATGGAGATGATATTAGGTCCGATGCCAAACAACAAGACTCTATTCAAGGGCATGGCTTTTTTATTGACCCAGGGAGAGGTCAAGAAAAGGTCAAAGGTTGATACAAGTACCAGTGACAGCGAGGGTGATG ATGATCCTGATGATGTTCCTTTTAATAAAGATTATTCCAGAAGACAGATAGAAGCAGGAGGAGGAGTTGTCTTTAAAGACATTGAAAAATCACAG